Below is a genomic region from Flammeovirgaceae bacterium SG7u.111.
AGTAGATAAGCCTACTGTAAAAGATGACCACATTTTAGTTAGAGTAGAAGCTAACTCCGCCAATCCTGCGGACTGGCATACCCTCAGGGGTAAGCCCATGTTGGCACGGCTTGCTTTCGGCTTGCTCAAGCCCAAAGACCCAATTTTGGGAGCTGACTTTGCTGGAATAGTAGAAGAAACAGGCAACAAGGTAACAAGCTTTACCGTGGGAGATCGGGTGTTTGGTGAATACCTAAAAGGGGGGGCTTTTGCCCAATATGTATCTGCCCCAGCAGCAGTCAGTGCGAAGATGCCCAAAAACGCAAGCTTTGCCGAAATGGCAAGTGTACCCATTGCCGGAACAACTGCATTACAAGGGCTTATCACGCATGGAAAGCTCAAAGAAAGGGAATCAGTTCTCATCAATGGTTCTTCGGGAGGTGTCGGTCATTTTGCCGTGCAGATAGCCAAAGCCTATGGTGCTCAGGTTACTGCCGTATGCTCTAGCAAAAACAGGGAGTTTGTAAAAAGCTTAGGAGCTGACCATGTACTAGCCTATGACGAAGAAGATATTCACCAGCATGCTGGGAAATATAATCTTATATTGGACAACCACGGAAACCTCACGCTGGCTGATTATAAACGAATGGGTGACCGAGGGGTTACCGTTGGTTTCACCACTATGGGACACATGTTTTCTCTGCTTTCAAAGGCTGCCCTCAGTAAATTTGACCTTGCCCAATTTACAGCTGCCGCCAATACCAAAGACCTTGATACATTAGCTTCATTGATTCAGCAGAAGAAGGTTCAGGTGCATATAGAAAAGACCTATCCCCATAGCAGTATTCCCGAAGCCATAGGCTATATAGAAGCCATGCGTACCAAAGGCAAAGTAGCCATGGTGTGGGAGAATAATTAGGGAGTATAATCAGTGATGAACCCTGTAATAGTATAGATCTCTATTTCTTAAACTCAAAGAATATTGCTTAAAAGAGCTGTTTTAGTTGAATATAAAGCTTACCGTTCCAGCCATTTTACGAACGGTGTATTTTCCTCATAGAAAATGACTAAATTCGATCCTTGGAATCAATAGGTAACCTAATTTGAAAGAAGACTTCAGTTTAAAGCGGATTTTGCTGTATGTTTTTTTGGTTTCCACGGTAATGGGAGTAGCACTTTTCTCTTTTGCCTACAAATACAAAAACCAGATAGCAGGAAAAATCATTGAAGAGTTTGGGGAAAATACGGGCTTGGCTATCAAGCTTGGGAGGTCTTCTATATCCGTTTTCAAAACGTATCCTAACGTTACGCTGGAGCTAAGCAATATTTTGGTAAAAAGCCGCACCCATGGCGATACGCTTGCCAATCTTGATAAAATCATCCTTTCTTTCGATTACGAAGACATAAAAGCGGGCAACTATGATGTGAAATATGTATTGGTTGATGGAGGGTATGCGCGCCTGCTAAGGAGAGATGATGGCACGGCCAACTATAGGGTAAATGTGAGAAAAAACTTAAAAGATACGACCAGCCTCAACCTCAACCTACAAGAGATTTCGATCAAGAATACGGCTGTTGTTTATACCAACAAATTGAACAATACGAATTATGAGGGCTTGGCTAGGGATATTCGAATGAAGCTTGGCTACAACAAAGAAATAATGAGCCTTGATATTGATGGAAATGTGTTTTTGCACGAGGCTACGTTGGACAGCAATACGTTTTTGAGGGATAAATCGGTTACGCTCAATGGAAAGCTCACCTACGATATTTTATTGAACGAGTTGGCAATCAACCCTTCGCAAGTGAAGTTGGAAGGGACGAGCATGGAAATGGAGGGCTTTTTGGATTTTGCCAATGATAAAAACCTTGACCTAGATATCAGGAGCGAGGAAACCGTGTTCAAAAACTTGCTTGCTCTTGCACCTTCTGATAATAGCAGCCAATTGGGTAATTATAGTGCAAAAGGGATGGTATTTGTGAATGCTAAGCTAAAAGGCAAAATTTCCAAAGGGAAAAATCCTAATGTGACTATTGATTTTGGCTGCGTAAATACCACCATCCGCAGGATAGACAAAAATGTGTCTATGGACTCGTTGAACCTGATCGGCCATTATAGCAATGGCTCGGAGCAGAGTTTGGCTACTTCAGAATTGACCATAACAGGGATGAATTTCAGGATGGGCAATCAGTTGGTCGATGGTTTTTTTAAAATGAAAAATTTTGATGAGCCTTCTTTTGAAACCAAGCTTAAAGGTGAGGTGGATGTGGAACGCCTGCTTTCGTTTGCCGCCCCAGCCAAGATACACAGGGCAAGCGGTTCGGTTGTATTAGATGTAGACATCAGGGGGGAAATTCGAGATATAGCCAAAGCTAAAGATCAAAAAAATGGATTTTATGCCAAAGGGTTTATACGCTTCAAAGGTGTTGATTTGGGTCTAAAATCATATAAACCAGTATTGGAAAACCTGAGGGGCACAACTTATTTCAAAAATGATTGGGTCAATTTTTCCTCGCTTAAAGCTAAAGTAGGCGAGAGTGAGTTGGTTTTTTCTGGAAAATTAAAACAAAAAAACAGAGGTGGTTTGTTTAGTGGGAATTCCACTTTTGAAGGTCGTTTGGTATCCAAAGAGTTACATGTTTCTGAGCTAATGGGCACGGATGGCGAAATGGCGAAAAAAGCACTTTGGGATGTTGATTGTGATTTTAAGTGGGATATTTTCCCAACTAACCCGATGGTTCTTCATTTGGTTGATTCTGGAGCTATTCACCTTAAGCAACTTGCTTTTAGAACTGCTAAGGCAAAGCCTAAAATGCAAGGAACAGGGGTAGGTATAGAGATAGGAAATGGAGATATGAACATGCCATCTATCGTGCTGAGTGGCGGGGAAAGCAGCCTGAACGGAGCTGTTTCCATAAAGCGATTTGCAAGCTGGTGGAAAAGGAGTTCTCAGCGGTGTAGGGTCGATTTTAATATCACTACGAATAGCCTCCAAGTAAATGACTTTACCAAGGTTGAAAACAGGGTTAAGATCGATAACCTCCGAATGAGAGGCTATATTTTTGCCCGCTTGCAGGATCTTCGCTCACTTGAAACGATCCCTTATACTAAGCTCCAAATCCAGAACTGTGAGTTTGATTTGAGGCAATGGGAGCAAAAACTAGAATCGGTGAGGGCTGATTTTCGTGTATCAGGTAGAGGAGTTGTTTTTAGGGAGGTTTCTGGTGTATTTGGACAGCAGCGTTTTTTCATAAAAGGAGGAATGGAAAATTATGAAGCGCTCTTGAAGAATACCAAAGAGCCGGCGCAAGTGACTGTTTTTTATAAAAGCCCAAAACTGAATGTAACGAAGCTTATCAATAATATCAGTGATAGTAAATTGTCCAAATTATCTCCTTCTCTGAAGAACAAATTGGATATTCGCCACTTGAATGTGCAGGTGGCTGAGTTGGCCTATGAACAGATAGAACTAAATGATTTTTTTGCAAAAGGAAGTTTTCAATCTCTTCAAAATCTTGTGATAGATTCATCTTATGCAAAGGCTGGAGATGGTTATATGCAACTCAAGGGGAATTATTCCTTGGCTGATAGCATACTCAATACGGAGATGGAAGCCAAAGGGGTGGAGGTAAGCAAGTTTTTTCAAGTATTCAAAAAGATGGGAAAAGGATTGGTGTTAGAAAAGAATGTCAAGGGAAAAGGTGACTTTTCCATCATAGCAAAGGCAAAGGTTGCTGAACCTTCTTCCATCGATTTTCAACAAACTTCGGCAAATGTAAAAGCGGTTGTGGTAAATGGGGAAATCAATCAGTATTTGCCACTGAGAGTACTGGGAGATTACTTTGAAAACTCAAAGATCAAAACGTTGCGTTTCGATTCACTTTACAATGAGATTGAAGTGAAAAGTGATTCATTGATCATGCGCTCTTTGCAACTAAAAACTGCTAACGGGGATGTGTTTGTATCCGGAAATCAAGTGAGCAAAAGAGAGTTGGATTATAAGGTGACGATTGATGCTCGTATTTTAGATAAAATACCTTATGAATTGGCATCGGAACTGCCTCAGGAATACCGAAGCCTATTGGTGAGACGATCTAAAAACGACCCTTTCAACTATTTCAAGAAAGATTCAAGAGCCATGTTGTCTATACGATTGCTAGGTACGCCTCAGCTATACGAAGTGTCTTTTATGCCAGATTTTAACCTACCCGAAAGTGAGATATCCCTCACAAAAGGACAAATTGTGCAAGGCGATTCCCTAAAACGAGTTTCCATGAATCGCTAGGCTAACTTTTTTGACATCAGCTCCCTTCCTTTGCTTTTGAAACCTTTCTGGATATACAGGTTCGCTGCGTGCCTGTTGTGTTGCTCTACTTCCAAGTGGATAGTATTATGCCAACTGCTTTTGCTTGTAACTCAACGTATTCCAATGTTGCTTTTCCCAGCCCTTTTCCCCTGGCAGGTTCTTTTATAAAAAATTCATCGATCATCGCATCTCTTCCGGCATATTCAAAACTGAAGCCAAAGGCAAGCACGATATAACCCACAAGCTCCTCTCCTTGGAAGGTAAGCCACAGCCGGCCTAAAGCAGGTGTGGCTATGAGCTCTTCTATGAGTCGGCTTGCCTTGTCTGGATCAAAAGGGTAGGAGTCTATGGCATAAAATTCCTCCATCATTTCCAGCAACTCAGGAATGTTGTTTTTTTTAGCTAGGGCAAAAGTAGTTTTTCTGCTCATTTACTTTTCCGACTTTTTGAGGGAAACAGCATTGATACAATATCGGAGCCCGCTTGGCGCTGGTCCATCGGGAAATATGTGTCCTAAATGGGCATCGCAGGTATTACAAATAGCTTCTACCCGCTTCATTCCGTAGGAATTATCTATGTGGTAAGCCACAGCATTTTCTTCGAGAGGCTGCGTGAACGAGGGCCAGCCCGAGCCGCTTTCAAACTTCTCTGAGGCATCGAAGAGCAAGGTGCCGCAGCAAGTGCATTTGTAAATTCCCGGATCGAACTTGCTACACATTTCCGAGCTAAAAGCCCGTTCAGTTCCTTTTAATCTTGTTACTTCAAATTCTTCTGGGCTAAGCTCCTTTTGCCATTCCTCTTCAGTTTTTTCTACTCTGCGTGTTGGCGTAGGATTGCCTTTTTGGGCAAAGCGGATTATATCATTCCAGTTTAGCATACTTCTATTATTTACATTAGTTTTAGCTCGACTTGTACTCGTCAGTACAGGTCTTATATAAGTTGAAAAACAAAAACGGCGCACTCTTGTTCGAGTAATGTTGATTTGGACAAAAATGAGAATAAAACAATAGTTGAAATGGTAGTAATTACAGGAGGAACAAAAGGGATAGGGCTAGCACTCATCCATAAATTTGCCGCAAAAGGACATGATATAGCTACATGTGCTAGAAATAAGGAAGATCTAGAAAACTTAAAAAAAGAGCTGGTAAAGCAGTATGGTATAGAAGTATTCATTCAATCAACAGATGTTTCGGTGAGGGAAGACCTTGCTACTTTTGTCGATTTTGTAAAGCGGATAGAAAAACCTATCGATGTGTTGATCAATAATGCAGGGATGTTTATTCCTGGAGCTATCCACGATGAAGCAGAAGGCTCTTTGGAGAAAATGATCGAGACGAATTTGTATAGCGCCTACCACGTTACCCGGGGGCTGATTGGGGAAATGATCACCAAAAAAGCTGGACATATTATCAATATTTGCTCTATCGCAAGCTTTGAGGCTTATCCAAATGGTGGTTCATATGCCATTTCCAAACATGCAATGTGGGGTTTTTCCAAATCGCTGAGAGAAGAGATGAAACCTCATGGGGTGAGGGTGACAAGTGTGTTGCCAGGGGCTACATATACTGCAAGTTGGGAAGGGGTTGATTTACCTCCCGAAAGGTTTATCAAGCCTGAAGATGTCGCCGAAATAGTTTATACTTCCCATAAAGTGTCAGCCCAAACGGTAACGGAGGATATCATCATTCGCCCACAGCTGGGAGATATATAATTCCAATTTGTGTTGGAATACTTGAAAACGTCCTCTTGAGCTGCTCAAGAGGACGTTTTTTGCTTCTGTTAAAACAGAAATGTGGTTTATATGGGAATATTCCTGTTCAAAGGAAAAAATCCCCATTGGCTTGTTTTCGCACCATTTCCCTCTCTAATGGCTCTTATTATTGTAATGTAAATCAAAACAATCAGGCATAACCATTCAAAACTATAAAACCATGAAAAAGCTGATTTTAAGTTTATTAGTGTTGTTCCAATTAAGTGCAGTTGCCGTTTTTGCACAAGAAAACAAAGAAGAAAAAAAGCTGACTAAAAAAGAGAAGAAGGAACTGAAGATGAGGGAGCGTTTAGAGCAGAAAGAAGTGCTTTTAGCTATTATAAATGAGGGGCGTTTTGTGATTGAGACACACACGGTATATGATCGATATGGCCAGAGTTATAATATGAACCCTAATATCAACTTTGTAGCCATTGATAAAGACAAGTCGACTATCCAACTTGCATTTAACCACTTGGTAGGTTGGAATGGAGTAGGGGGGATCACCCTCGATGGCACAGTTACCAAATTAGAAATTAATGAAGGCAAAAATAATAAAGCTATTCAGGTACAGATGAGAGTAAGCAATCGAGGTACAGGTTGGGCAGATATCAATATTTCCGTAAGTAATGACGGATATGCCAGGGCATATATAAGAGGCGATTTCGGTGAGAGAATCACTTTCTCAGGGCAGTTGGTTTCCCTGGAAGAATCTTCAGTTTATAAAGGTATGCCTTTGTTCTAGGGTATGTGATTAATATAAAGCAGTTGAAGGTTGCCAAATTGGCGACCTTTTTTGTTAAGTTATTACAAATATCGGAAGATGGTAAAAAGTATTTTGTAACCGGCCATAATAGTACCTTTTACCGTGCCTGAAACTTTTGAAACACCAATTCTTTTTCTATAATTTACAGCTACTTCCCTGCAAACTAGTTTCTTTTTGGCTGCCTTTACCTGCATTTCTACTGTCCAGCCATAGGTTTTGTCTTTCATTCCTATTTCCAATAATTTATCGAAGCGGATAGCTCTGAAGGGACCAAGGTCGGTAAAAGTTACTCCATAAAACAGTTTTAATAAAGAAGTGGCTAGCCAATTCCCAAATATCTGCTGGGGAGTCATCGAACCACTTTCTCTTTGTCCAAGTGGCCGTGAGCCTATCACCATTTCAGCTCCATCATGTTTTATTGGGTCTACCAAAAGCGGGAGTTGTTCGGGATAATCGGAGTGGTCGCCATCCATAAATACGATGATGGACGAAGCATCGGCTGGTAGTTTTTCTTTGGCATAAGCAATTCCTTTGAGGCAGGCATTCCCATAACCGGGGGTAGGTTCGTCCAAAACCGTAGCTCCAGCTTCCTTAGCAACTTTGGCGGTAGAGTCGGTAGAGGCATTATTGACCACTATTATTTCTTCCACTAGTTCTTTTGGGATTTCATTGAGTACATGGGCTATCGATTGTTCCTCGTTGTATGCAGGTATAATGACAAAAATTCTACTCGTATCGGTCATGTATAGTTTTAAAGTTGCTGGTTCAGAACAAAGGTAAGCCTATTTCAGAAGAGGAAGTTCCACAATAGGAAAGAGAACGGTGATTTTATTAGGAAAGAACGCAAAAGCCTACCCGCCTATCAATCATGGCAAGTGGGCTTTTGATATAAAGAGAGCTATTAGTGTTTAATCTAGGGATGTCTTATTTTCTCCAAATGTTTGCTCTAAGAGCTTTTTTCCATTTCTGCATATACTGCTTCTGCCTCGGCTCTTTTCAGGTCGCTCGCTTTTCTGTCGGTGTGCGAAAGTTTATAGCTTTCGTCTAGTAGCTTGTTATATTTTTGTTGTAATTTTTCTTTTTTCGATTTCTTTTTAAATAATCCTAACATAGTGGTTCTTGTTTTTGTGAGACACTATACTAGTAAGTAAATGTTCATGAAATTTGTTCATAAAAAAGCCCCAACATTACATGAATGTTGGGGCTTTTTGAAATTGCCTTTTGGCTATTTAGTCTTCACAAGCTTCTAGCTCGTGGAGAATGGCTTTCGCTTCTAATGATTTCAAAACACTTGCGTTTTGATTAGTGGCGGCTAACTTCTCTGCTTCTTCAAGTAATTTTTGATACTTTTTTTGAAGCTTTTCTTTCCTCGATTGTTTTTTGAATAGAGCCAGCATATTTTCTTCGTTTAGGGTTAAAAGTTTTTAGTAGGATTGATTAACTGATGTTTTTATTAAGTAACACTTCAAATAATAATCCAAAAATGTTAATTAAATCATACACACAACACAAAACCCTGGTTTTTATTGCTGTTTTTTTAAAATATTTACCCCACATCCTTTTTCTTTAAAAAGAAGTATGAGGCGGAAATAAAGAACAAAAGGAAGGCCAAAACCACAAATACATCTATAAACGACACGTAATCTTGTATTTCCCTAAATATGTATCGTGGGAATGGGACTCGGATAAGGTTGTTGATAGCTCTGATAGGAAAAAACTCATAAAAGCTATAATCTGGAAATTTGAAGTTGAGGTAAATAGTGAGGAAAGGTTCTACAAAAAGGGAATAAATTCCTAACAATATAATAGCGAAGCCCGCTTTGCGCAATAATAAACCCACAAGCAGTGCAAAACTAAAAAAAGTGAGTAGGTCTAAAAAATAAGCTAGAAGGAATTCGGTATGTTCTAACATTAAATCTATACCTTGTACATGAGAATATATCAATCCGGTAGTAGATCCAATAACAAGTAACAAGATTGTGTTGAGAAAGGCAAATATTCCAATCAACAAAAGCTTTGACAAAATAAAGTCTTGTTTACTCATCCCGTCAATAATATTTTGCCTAAGAGTTTTGTAGCTGTACTCGTTGGTGATGGAAATTATAATAATAAAAGCAGGAATGATTTTGAGAAAGGTGGCAATGTAGGTAATGTTTTGCCAAACATCTGGAAAGTCGTAGAGTGGCAAAATAGTCGGGTCTATTCCTCTAATTTCAGCGCCTTGGTTGGCAAGGTATTGTAAAAATAGCATGCCGCCTGAGCAAACGGCGGTGAGTACCACTGCATAGAGGATGGTTAATATCCAAAATACTTTATAGTTCTTGAGCTTTAGCCATTCTATTTCAATCAGTCTCTTCATAAGTTGGGCTTTCTGTTTTTTTTGTTATTATTAAAAAATAAGGAAGTTGATTAATTGACAGAATCGGAATTTGCGCCTAGGATTTCCAAGAATTGCTTTTCTAAACTTTTGGTTTGTTGTGCCAAGTGCGTGAGTACAATGCCTTTTTCTATCAAATATTTGTGGAGACTTTCTATATCGCTTTCTTGCTCTAGAGTTACCAAAAGAGATTCTTCGTTTTCCTCAAGCTTATCGAACTTTTGCGAAGAGAGCAAGGTGCTTTTTAATAATGCTTGGTCAGCGGCTTTTACAGCAACCTTAGGGATGTCTTTCAGGGCTTCTGCTACGCTTCCGTTATACATTTTTTTGCCCGATTTGAGCACGGCAAAGTGAGTGCAGACCCGTTGGACTTCATCGAGTAAGTGACTAGCCAGTATGATGGTTTTTCCTTGTTTTCCAATATCCCGGATCAATGTCCGTATTTCGGCAATGCCTTGGGGATCAAGCCCGTTGGTGGGTTCGTCTAAAATTAAAACTTCGGGGTCGGAGAGGAGGGCAGAGCCAATGGACAAGCGCTGCTTCATTCCCAAAGAATAAGTTTTGAAAGGATCATTTTTCCTACTGGAAAGCCCAACTGTTTCCAAAACTTTATCTATGTTTTCCACCTTTGCCCCTTTAATCTTAGCAACCACTTTGAGATTGTCGTAAGCGGAGAGGTAATGGTAAAAAGAAGGGCTTTCTAATATCGCCCCAATCCGTTTTCGGGAATGCTTTGAAGGAGGTTGCCCAAACCAACGTACTTCGCCCTCTTTTTTTGCCACCACATCGAGCGCTATGCCTAAAGTGGTGCTTTTCCCACTTCCATTGGGACCTAAAATTCCAAAAATCTGTCCTTTTTCTATTTCTAGCGAGAGGTTATCTACGGCTCTTACCTTGCCGTAATGCTTGTGTAAACCTTTGATAGTTAGTATGTTTTCCAAATGATCAGTCGTTAGTTTGTGCTTGTTTCCTTTTTCTAGCCAGCCTAAAGTCCGTCCCTTCTATCAATCCCGTTATTTTATCTATTTCAAAGCCGCTGGTAGCTAGCTTGCGGATAGCGGTGAGGTTGATCTTGCCTATTACTTCCAATATACCAAGTTCTTGGTCTCGGGTAAAAAGGGCAATTGTGCTTATGTTCTTGCCATTGTTTTCCAGTACATAAACGAAATATCTCCCGTCTTTTTCTCGCATCTCCATAAGCTTCTCATACCCATTTTTCGCTATTTTTTGCTCCAATTTTATACAGGCAACCACAGGTTCTTTTACAATTGCCGTATCAAACAGCATCCACCGCGCTTTTTTCACATCTCTCACCATGTCATCGAAATTAGGGTCCCTGTCGAGGTTGAGCATGCGGAGTGTGCTAGGATAAAAAAAGAAGCTAGAGCTGGGCTCGTTGGCTTCTTTGAACTCAGTAATAACATGGCTCTGCCCCATCAAATAATGAGTAGTGCAAAGCAATAGAATAAGTATTTTGAAGGGTTTTGCCAGAGCCATGTTTCAGTAGAATCGAATTAGTTGTAATAGTAAGTTCCAGTGCACTGTGAACTTTTTGATTTTTGCAGATGGTTTCAGGTTACGAGTTTTACTTTTATACATGCAAAAACCAGTAACAAGAAACTGGCAACGAGTAACTTTCAGCTAGGTGAGTTAGCCGGTAAATGCTAAAGTTACTTCTCTATTTGCCCCAAAACAAGCTAGTTTTTATTCATATTCCCGAGCTTCTCCATGCCTTTTATCTTCATCACACGGGAAAGCTTAGAAATCTCTTTGAGGTCGATCTCACCGAACAGGCTCAAGATAAAGAAGTTTTTCTCTCCACCAACTAGCATCAAAAGCTCTGAAATTACCCCATCCTTTTCGTTGATCATAAAAAGCATATCTTCACCGCCATCCCTTACCGACATTAGTTCTTCAAAATTGCCTTTCTTTACTTTTGCAGAAGCTTCTTTGTAGAGAGCTTTGCCGTTGGGAATGCTATCGGCGGCAAGTACTTTCAAACCTTTTATTTTGCTAATGGCCTCTAAAAGAGCCTTATCGTCTTCGTCTTCAGGTTCAAGCTCAGTAAAGAGGCTGAACATTTTGCTGGTGACCGATACTTTGGTAAAGTTCTCGTCGTCCTCGTATTTGGAGAACATGGTTGAGATTGCATCACTTTGAGAGTATGCTTTTACTCCCCAAAAACATAACATTATAAGTAAAATAGCTGATTTTTTCATTGTTCTTTTATTTTAGATTGAGCGTCGTTTAATTTTTCGATTTTTGAAATTTGGCTACTGCCTTTTTCCAACCTTGCCGAAAGCATCAGCAAGGTTTTTTTTGTATGTTCAAATGCTTCTTGCGGATTGTCGAACGTATCTTCGGCATAGGCATTTGTCATACTCATTTTTGGTTGCCCTTCTAGGTCAAAACCTTGGTGTTGGAAATACAGGGCAGCGCCTATTGTAAAAAGAATGGCTACGGATGCCGCAACAGAGTATCTTTTCCACACTGGAATGACCTTGACCGTACTTTTATCCTCAGAAAGCTTGTTTATCAGCTTTTCATCAAAGCCCTTTCCCAGCGTGTTTCCCTTTTTTTCCGAATTGAAAAAGCGGAACATTTCTGCTGTTTCCTTGTATTTGGGCGGCAAATTTGGTTTGCTAAGCAAAGCTCGGAGCTTTTTTTCCTCCGCAGGGCTTGTTTCCGCATTCCAATATTTTTCGAGTAATTTATTGATTTCGTTGTAGTCCATAAGCGTTCAGGTTAAGCATTTTCTTTTTTAAAGATTGCCTCGCTCGAAACAGATTGACTTTGACATAATTTACCTCTACACCGAGCGCCTCGGCTATTTCTGGGTTGGTAAATCCTTCAATGTCTCTCAGTTGCAAAATTTGCCGCTGAGTGGC
It encodes:
- a CDS encoding DUF4252 domain-containing protein, whose protein sequence is MKKSAILLIMLCFWGVKAYSQSDAISTMFSKYEDDENFTKVSVTSKMFSLFTELEPEDEDDKALLEAISKIKGLKVLAADSIPNGKALYKEASAKVKKGNFEELMSVRDGGEDMLFMINEKDGVISELLMLVGGEKNFFILSLFGEIDLKEISKLSRVMKIKGMEKLGNMNKN